Proteins encoded within one genomic window of Ailuropoda melanoleuca isolate Jingjing chromosome 16, ASM200744v2, whole genome shotgun sequence:
- the GTSF1 gene encoding gametocyte-specific factor 1: MEETYIDSLDPEKLLQCPYDKNHQIRACRFPYHLIKCRKNHPDVANKLATCPFNARHQVPRAEISHHISSCDDKSYIEQDVVNQTRNLGQETLAESTWQCPPCDEDWDKDLWEQTSTPFVWGTANYCGNNSPASNIVMEHKSNLASGMRVPKSLPYVLPWKNNGNAQ, encoded by the exons atggaagaaacttaCA TCGATTCCCTGGACCCTGAAAAGCTATTACAATGCCCCTATGATAAAAACCACCAGATCAGGGCCTGCAGGTTTCCTTATCATCTTATCAAGTGCAGAAAG AATCATCCTGATGTCGCAAACAAATTGGCTACTTGTCCCTTCAATGCTCGCCACCAGGTTCCTCGGGCCGAAATCAGTCATCATATCTCAAGCTGTGATGATAAAAGTTATATAGAGCAGGATGTTG TCAACCAGACCAGGAACCTTGGACAAGAGACTCTGGCTGAGAGCACATGGCAGTGCCCTCCTTGCGACGAAGACTGGGATAAAG ATCTGTGGGAACAGACCAGCACCCCATTTGTCTGGGGCACAGCCAACTACTGTGGCAACAACAG CCCTGCAAGCAACATAGTTATGGAACATAAGAGTAACCTGGCTTCGGGCATGCGCGTTCCCAAGTCTCTGCCGTATGTTCTGCCGTGGAAAAaca ATGGAAATGCACAGTAA